In bacterium, a single genomic region encodes these proteins:
- the corA gene encoding magnesium/cobalt transporter CorA, with protein MLHGLCYGKAKGLQKIDDHAGVSKATKRQGDLLWLDITNPSEDDIDLMVETFKFHQLAIEDAIFPQNLPKIDDYDDYLYIVLHELHFPDHITHEIKTQELNIFFGKNFVLTIHNEALPSIAKLFQKCISKPISMQQGSGFLLHNIIDHVVDNYFPVVDHIETKIEDLEDQVLAGADQTVLEKIVDLKKNVMTLRNFIVPQRKILGVLCRSNIPNIKRSTSAYFRDVYDHVVRISEMVDTYRDVLNSTMDAYLSVVSNRMNEIMKTLTIITTIMMPLTVITSFYGMNVKMPEFNWGINGYFFAIGLMVLALAGMLIFLKRKKWI; from the coding sequence ATGTTACACGGACTCTGTTATGGCAAAGCCAAGGGATTACAAAAAATTGATGATCATGCCGGTGTTTCCAAGGCAACAAAAAGGCAGGGCGATTTGCTTTGGTTGGATATTACCAATCCTTCGGAGGATGATATTGATCTTATGGTAGAGACCTTCAAGTTTCACCAGTTGGCAATCGAGGATGCGATTTTTCCCCAGAATCTTCCGAAAATTGATGATTATGACGATTATTTGTATATTGTACTGCATGAATTACATTTTCCTGATCATATTACGCATGAAATCAAGACGCAGGAATTGAATATATTCTTTGGTAAAAATTTTGTTTTAACCATTCATAACGAAGCCTTGCCATCCATCGCTAAGCTGTTTCAAAAATGTATTTCCAAACCGATCAGCATGCAGCAGGGGTCGGGTTTTTTATTACATAATATTATTGATCATGTGGTTGATAATTATTTTCCGGTCGTGGATCATATTGAGACCAAGATTGAGGATTTAGAGGATCAGGTCTTGGCAGGTGCGGATCAAACGGTTTTGGAAAAAATTGTTGATTTAAAGAAAAATGTAATGACTTTAAGAAATTTTATTGTGCCGCAAAGAAAAATTTTAGGGGTGTTGTGTCGTTCTAATATTCCCAATATCAAACGGTCCACGTCTGCATATTTTCGTGATGTTTACGATCATGTTGTCAGAATCAGTGAAATGGTGGATACCTATCGGGATGTTTTGAATTCAACCATGGATGCCTATCTTTCGGTGGTGTCCAACCGGATGAATGAAATTATGAAAACGCTTACGATCATCACAACCATCATGATGCCTTTGACGGTTATTACGAGTTTCTATGGCATGAATGTAAAAATGCCTGAATTTAATTGGGGAATCAACGGCTATTTTTTTGCGATTGGTCTCATGGTGTTAGCCTTGGCAGGAATGCTTATTTTTCTTAAACGGAAAAAATGGATTTGA
- a CDS encoding TraR/DksA family transcriptional regulator: MRKTQLESFRKMLLNQKSTLLEKVKSSVDTNRKDSSDEVRDTADFASEYYERELAMGLSETERQRLQEVEEALERLEAGKYGKCEDCGSVITPQRLEALPFAKLCIECKAQSEKK; this comes from the coding sequence ATGAGAAAAACACAGTTGGAGAGCTTCAGGAAAATGTTGCTGAATCAAAAATCAACCCTTTTGGAGAAAGTGAAAAGCAGCGTCGATACGAACCGCAAGGATTCGTCCGATGAAGTGCGTGATACTGCGGATTTTGCATCTGAGTATTATGAGAGGGAATTGGCCATGGGTCTTTCGGAGACGGAACGTCAACGTTTACAGGAAGTGGAAGAAGCCCTGGAACGTCTCGAGGCTGGAAAATATGGTAAGTGTGAAGATTGCGGAAGCGTGATAACACCCCAGCGTCTGGAAGCGCTTCCGTTCGCGAAGCTTTGTATTGAATGTAAAGCGCAGTCGGAAAAAAAATAA
- a CDS encoding aminotransferase class I/II-fold pyridoxal phosphate-dependent enzyme gives MHSWDQHKTPLFEAVINYAKGRKVTFHTPGHKHGVSVPQEFRNFVGERIFDCDLTLLEEVDSLHDPRGVIKEAQILAAAAYGADYAFFLVNGTSGGNHAMILSVCDPGDKIIVPRNVHRSVLAGIVLAGIEPVYVLPERDDEINMLLNVTPDTIAKAVQEHPEAKAVLITHPTYEGIGADLKSISELVHTAGMVFLVDEAHGPHLKFHTDLPITAMEAGADVCIQSTHKIISSMTQTSLMLVRNTVDVLKLKRVLNLLTTTSPSYILMASLDLARMQMATRGKELLSVAMTLAEDARRKINTIPGLICLGNEQVGKPGIHEMDVTKLCILVGQLGMTGHQMSQMLNQKFKIQVEYADLDKILLIVSIGNTTKDISRLTTALEAIARGCDKITVVSTQQLRFPDKFPEVVMTPREAVFAPTKKIPFKEAAGEISAEVFSPYPPGIPLLNPGERISAEIIEYMQELHRRGGRVQGQADPELRTIKIVTAEKPGQEKTDEKVSSTIEKDKIMNSFEERKLV, from the coding sequence ATGCATTCCTGGGATCAGCACAAGACACCGCTTTTTGAAGCAGTGATTAATTATGCCAAAGGCCGTAAAGTAACGTTTCATACACCGGGACATAAACATGGTGTCTCTGTTCCCCAAGAGTTTCGGAATTTTGTTGGTGAACGGATTTTTGACTGTGATTTAACCCTCCTGGAAGAAGTGGATTCCTTACACGATCCCCGGGGCGTTATTAAAGAAGCTCAGATACTGGCGGCAGCCGCCTATGGTGCGGATTATGCTTTTTTTCTGGTGAATGGAACTTCCGGCGGGAATCATGCAATGATTTTATCCGTATGCGACCCAGGCGATAAAATTATTGTTCCGCGCAATGTGCATCGTTCGGTTTTGGCGGGAATTGTTCTTGCAGGTATTGAACCGGTTTATGTTTTGCCTGAGCGGGATGACGAAATCAATATGCTTCTCAATGTCACACCGGATACAATTGCTAAAGCTGTTCAGGAACATCCGGAGGCCAAGGCGGTTTTGATAACCCACCCGACCTACGAAGGTATTGGTGCTGATTTGAAATCCATCTCAGAGTTAGTGCATACTGCAGGGATGGTTTTTTTGGTCGACGAAGCGCATGGTCCTCATTTGAAATTTCATACTGATCTTCCCATAACTGCGATGGAAGCCGGCGCCGACGTTTGTATTCAAAGTACGCACAAGATCATCAGCAGTATGACGCAGACATCATTGATGCTGGTACGCAATACGGTGGATGTTTTGAAATTGAAGCGGGTTTTGAATTTACTGACCACAACGAGTCCTTCTTATATACTGATGGCTTCGTTGGATTTGGCGAGAATGCAGATGGCAACCCGAGGGAAAGAACTGCTTTCGGTTGCCATGACCTTGGCGGAGGATGCCAGACGTAAAATCAATACAATACCTGGATTGATATGTCTGGGAAATGAACAGGTGGGTAAACCGGGTATTCATGAGATGGATGTAACCAAATTATGTATCTTGGTTGGTCAATTGGGAATGACCGGTCACCAAATGTCGCAGATGCTCAATCAAAAATTTAAAATACAAGTTGAATATGCCGACCTGGATAAGATATTGTTAATCGTTTCAATTGGCAATACCACCAAGGATATCAGCCGGCTGACAACTGCATTGGAAGCAATTGCGCGCGGATGTGATAAAATAACAGTTGTGAGCACACAGCAATTGCGTTTTCCGGACAAATTTCCGGAGGTTGTCATGACGCCTCGTGAAGCGGTTTTTGCGCCGACAAAAAAAATTCCATTCAAAGAAGCAGCCGGGGAAATCAGCGCGGAAGTGTTTTCGCCCTATCCGCCCGGAATCCCATTGTTAAATCCCGGGGAACGGATTTCTGCTGAAATTATTGAGTATATGCAAGAACTTCATCGCCGGGGTGGCCGGGTGCAAGGGCAAGCTGATCCTGAATTGCGTACGATTAAAATTGTGACGGCGGAAAAACCGGGACAGGAAAAGACAGACGAAAAAGTATCAAGCACTATTGAGAAAGACAAAATAATGAATTCATTTGAGGAAAGGAAGTTGGTGTGA
- the speE gene encoding polyamine aminopropyltransferase, with the protein MEIYKDNLFVEMYTETEGHLHGFKKVLFEGKTEFQLMQIVDTYEYGRCLLLDGKMQSSQADEFIYHEFLVHPALTAHPDPKNVLIVGGGEGATLREVLRHQCVEQVDMVEIDGQVVSFAKEHLREWHQGSFEDVRSNIIIGDGRKYIEETSKSYDLIIIDISDPGDAGPAYLLYTVQFYELVKRRLKTSGMLALQAGTSSVIYGEIMASVYLTLQKVFGYVAAFEASVPSFDLPWGFCIAGNEVVPGDISQDEIDRRLLGRFVKDLRAYDGETHAGLFKTTKALRNLLCEKGRLIEDQKPIYTPL; encoded by the coding sequence ATGGAAATTTATAAAGATAATTTGTTTGTTGAAATGTACACGGAAACCGAGGGACATTTGCATGGTTTCAAAAAAGTGTTGTTTGAGGGAAAAACTGAATTCCAACTTATGCAAATTGTAGACACATACGAATATGGCCGCTGTCTGCTTTTGGATGGGAAAATGCAATCCAGTCAGGCGGATGAATTTATCTATCATGAATTTCTTGTGCATCCGGCGCTGACGGCACATCCCGATCCTAAAAATGTTTTGATTGTCGGCGGTGGAGAAGGTGCGACGCTGCGGGAAGTCTTGCGTCATCAGTGTGTTGAGCAGGTCGATATGGTTGAAATTGACGGGCAGGTGGTATCGTTTGCTAAAGAACATCTTCGGGAATGGCATCAGGGATCTTTTGAAGATGTTCGCAGCAATATCATTATTGGTGACGGCCGAAAGTACATAGAGGAAACCTCGAAAAGTTATGATTTGATTATCATTGATATTTCTGATCCGGGTGATGCAGGTCCGGCGTATTTGCTTTATACAGTACAGTTTTATGAGTTGGTGAAGAGACGATTGAAAACCAGTGGTATGCTTGCGCTTCAGGCGGGAACCAGCAGTGTGATCTATGGGGAAATTATGGCTTCGGTTTACCTGACATTGCAAAAAGTATTCGGCTATGTTGCGGCGTTTGAAGCGAGTGTGCCGTCATTTGATTTGCCATGGGGTTTTTGCATAGCGGGTAATGAAGTGGTTCCGGGCGATATTTCGCAGGATGAAATTGATAGGCGCCTGCTGGGACGTTTTGTGAAGGACCTGCGCGCTTATGACGGCGAAACACATGCCGGTTTGTTTAAGACCACCAAGGCATTGCGCAATTTACTGTGTGAAAAAGGACGATTGATAGAAGATCAAAAACCCATCTATACGCCATTGTAG
- the speD gene encoding adenosylmethionine decarboxylase, which translates to MQLKALGRHILLELHECDSEILRDHDQIEKIMRGAALASKATIVKAVFHHFNPYGVSGAVVIAESHLTIHTWPEYGYAALDFFTCGDDVDPWIAHHYVAEKLKAKNKSSIELKRGVFDVSELKHKIVD; encoded by the coding sequence ATCCAGTTGAAAGCTCTGGGTCGTCACATATTGCTGGAGCTTCACGAATGCGACAGCGAAATTTTGCGGGATCATGATCAGATAGAAAAAATCATGCGGGGTGCTGCGCTTGCCTCCAAGGCGACCATTGTCAAAGCGGTATTTCACCATTTTAATCCATACGGTGTAAGTGGTGCGGTTGTCATTGCGGAGTCTCATCTTACAATACATACGTGGCCTGAATACGGATATGCTGCATTGGATTTTTTTACCTGCGGAGATGATGTGGATCCCTGGATTGCACATCATTATGTTGCGGAAAAGCTCAAAGCAAAAAACAAGAGCTCAATTGAGCTGAAACGCGGCGTGTTTGATGTTTCCGAGTTGAAACATAAAATTGTAGATTAA